A DNA window from Helianthus annuus cultivar XRQ/B chromosome 15, HanXRQr2.0-SUNRISE, whole genome shotgun sequence contains the following coding sequences:
- the LOC110914322 gene encoding uncharacterized protein LOC110914322, protein MSSTPAADIVEPSSEPERDLHRRLRERFRVVAETIETDAADDDTFYEVRVDMADAKENRILNEIGKPSLDGLPASINAPIIDNNNFEIKAGTISMLQNAVQFFGKDHEDPSVHIVGFLEVCATFRIRDASPDAIRLRLFPFSLRDGAKEWLLSLPAGSITTWNQLAEKFLQKYFPPEKTVRLRTKILNFRQDEDESLYEAWERFKELMRKVPHHGLPKWQQCQIFYHGLDSQGQMMVDTYSGGDIDTKNATEAFEILEKCAAKNRTQQPPRGKSSRRGVHHVDDYTAMTARMDALSSKFDRVMEMHSRGSSSGGAYQVGDFPTGEMSHEHVDFMGNQYHPQNNPYSNTYNPGWKNHPNFSWKPDASNQYPPGFAPRPTAPTHGAYGPPQPQQAPSSSDPSVHDMLSQILAGQNTQKAENEERFRECDSRFTRHERGLPSNTEQNPNATAKAITLRSDKTAQPIPPAVLENPVDDEEVDEEIEAESPGEVQQRRVPASTARPKEPVREYVPPIPYPGRLKKQKMEEHYGKFLELFKQLHINLPFVEALAQMPKYAKFLKDILSNKKKLEELSQVTLNEECSTVLQNKLPKKMNDPGSFTIPCLIGSLSVSNALADLGASINLMPYAVFAKLDLGEPKPTRMSIQLADRSVKYPRGIVENMLVKINKFVFLVDFVILDMDEDKNVPLILGRPFLATARALIDVCTGRLTLRVDDEEVTFDIGKSIDHLHATFEEDVMDTQLLGGEIFGSPSADRMIEEVTCLIGHASPPCPEVFEVVDRVTEPKARPSIEDPPSVELKELPDHLEYAFLEGETHLPVIISAGLSKEEKDRLLEVLK, encoded by the exons ATGTCCTCAACCCCTGCTGCTGATATCGTTGAGCCTTCATCGGAGCCGGAGCGCGATCTTCACCGGAGACTGCGGGAGCGGTTTCGCGTGGTAGCCGAGACGATTGAGACAGACGCAGCGGACGACGACACCTTCTACGAGGTTCGGGTAGACATGGCGGACGCGAAAGAGAATAGGATCTTGAATGAAATTGGAAAACCGTCACTCGATGGTTTGCCTGCGAGCATCAATGCACCGATAATCGACAATAATAATTTCGAGATCAAGGCTGGCACCATATCGATGTTGCAGAATGCGGTGCAGTTTTTTGGCAAGGATCACGAGGATCCTAGTGTTCACATCGTGGGGTTTCTAGAGGTTTGTGCCACATTTAGGATTCGTGATGCATCACCGGATGCTATCCGCCTTCGGCTCTTTCCGTTTTCTTTACGGGATGGAGCCAAGGAGTGGCTTCTTTCACTTCCAGCTGGATCTATCACTACATGGAATCAATTAGCTGAGAAGTTCCTTCAGAAATATTTCCCTCCAGAGAAAACTGTTCGGTTGAGAACCAAGATTCTGAACTTTCGTCAGGACGAGGACGAGTCCCTTTACGAGGCATGGGAGCGGTTTAAAGAGCTTATGAGAAAGGTCCCACATCACGGGTTGCCCAAGTGGCAACAGTGTCAGATCTTCTACCATGGTTTGGACAGTCAAGGACAGATGATGGTTGATACATACTCGGGTGGTGATATCGACACGAAAAATGCCACCGAGGCATTTGAGATTCTTGAAAAGTGTGCCGCAAAAAACCGGACACAACAGCCCCCGAGGGGAAAAAGTTCTCGGCGGGGAGTTCATCATGTGGACGACTACACAGCCATGACAGCACGTATGGATGCCTTATCTTCGAAATTTGATCGAGTGATGGAAATGCACTCGAGAGGTTCTTCGAGTGGGGGAGCATATCAGGTAGGTGATTTTCCGACGGGAGAGATGTCACACGAGCATGTTGATTTCATGGGAAACCAATACCATCCTCAAAACAATCCCTACAGCAATACTTATAATCCGGGGTGGAAGAATCATCCAAACTTCAGTTGGAAGCCCGATGCTTCTAACCAGTATCCACCCGGATTTGCTCCACGTCCCACAGCTCCGACTCATGGAGCATATGGTCCACCTCAACCTCAGCAGGCACCTTCCTCTAGCGATCCTAGTGTGCATGATATGCTTAGTCAAATCTTAGCTGGTCAAAACACTCAAAAAGCGGAGAATGAGGAGCGCTTTAGGGAGTGTGACAGCCGTTTCACGAGGCACGAGA GGGGCCTTCCGAGCAACACAGAGCAAAATCCAAATGCTACAGCAAAGGCCATCACGTTGAGAAGCGACAAGACCGCTCAGCCCATCCCTCCGGCTGTTTTAGAAAATCCAGTCGATGACGAGGAGGTTGATGAGGAGATTGAGGCTGAGTCTCCGGGTGAGGTGCAACAGAGGCGagtcccagcaagtaccgcacgacCCAAGGAGCCAGTGAGAGAGTATGTCCCTCCCATTCCATATCCGGGGAGGTTgaagaagcagaaaatggaagaACACTACGGTAAATTCCTCGAGCTTTTTAAGCAACTTCATATAAATTTACCATTTGTTGAGGCACTTGCTCAAATGCCTAAGTATGCCAAGTTTCTGAAAGATATCCTATCCAACAAAAAGAAACTTGAGGAGCTTTCGCAGGTGACCTTGAATGAAGAGTGTTCAACGGTTCttcaaaacaaactaccgaagAAGATGAATGATCCTGGGAGTTTCACTATCCCATGTTTGATTGGTAGTTTGTCGGTCAGCAATGCATTGGCTGATCTTGGAGCTAGCATAAACCTCATGCCATATGCGGTTTTTGCTAAGCTAGACTTGGGAGAGCCCAAGCCGACTCGTATGAGCATTCAGCTAGCCGACCGTTCAGTGAAGTACCCTCGAGGCATAGTTGAGAATATGCTGGTGAAAATCAACAAGTTTGTCTTTCTTGTCGATTTCGTGATTTTGGACATGGATGAGGATAAAAATGTTCCACTTATCTTAGGTCGCCCATTCCTAGCCACTGCGAGAGCCTTGATTGATGTCTGCACCGGTAGACTTACTCTTAGGGTTGATGATGAGGAGGTTACCTTTGATATAGGGAAATCCAT TGATCATCTTCATGCTACATTCGAGGAGGATGTTATGGACACACAGTTGCTAGGAGGGGAGATTTTTGGTTCGCCTAGTGCGGACCGAATGATTGAGGAGGTGACCTGTCTGATAGGTCACGCATCTCCCCCGTGTCCCGAGGTTTTTGAGGTTGTGGATCGCGTTACTGAGCCTAAAGCGCGCCCTTCTATTGAGGATCCACCTTCGGTTGAGCTTAAGGAGCTCCCAGATCATTTGGAGTATGCTTTCTTGGAGGGTGAGACTCATCTGCCCGTTATCATTTCTGCTGGATTGTCGAAAGAAGAAAAGGATCGATTGCTTGAAGTCCTGAAGTAG